One Alkalicoccus halolimnae DNA segment encodes these proteins:
- a CDS encoding ABC transporter permease — translation MFWMMIKKDIIQLKRDRNELLVLLLMPIVLITILGLALQGLQNPGAGSVLEIEAAIVDSETTEEALDSFAEQLENEGYPEEAAEELLSQAREISLPDRFQDMLASEALNEMVTVTTYNSQQNLQSGYDGVWTFPEDFRTASWSHMLLGESVENVPDLELQVRGDSGMRAGVMEDITASFIDQVNIRKETAAAPEEAAAEEEAAFLEPREIEGRTMITSFDYYTAGIAVMFVLYTAVFIASSAFTEKETHVFDRVLTANVPTFLYVLSKGTAGMLLAFIQMGLIFLFARLAFGVVFPDIFLTVLIMTAMSAAVGGFSTILTTLNYRLNNTHLTNLFSSAAVTLMAFAGGSFFNVSQLSDTFTAFGRLLPNGAAMQSLLAVMGGGSGELIRNNLLIILLFTGGLLAAAALLFPKRGAR, via the coding sequence ATGTTTTGGATGATGATCAAGAAAGATATAATCCAGCTGAAAAGAGACCGCAATGAACTGCTCGTTCTTCTGCTTATGCCGATCGTATTGATTACTATTCTGGGACTCGCTCTTCAGGGGCTGCAGAACCCCGGAGCAGGAAGCGTGCTGGAGATCGAGGCGGCGATCGTCGATTCGGAAACGACAGAAGAAGCGCTCGACTCGTTTGCTGAACAGCTTGAAAACGAAGGTTACCCGGAAGAAGCAGCGGAGGAACTGCTTTCGCAGGCCCGGGAAATTTCTCTGCCGGACCGGTTTCAGGATATGCTTGCTTCCGAGGCGCTGAACGAAATGGTGACGGTGACGACTTATAACAGCCAGCAGAATCTTCAGAGTGGGTATGACGGTGTCTGGACGTTCCCGGAAGATTTCCGGACAGCTTCTTGGTCGCATATGCTTCTCGGAGAAAGTGTGGAAAACGTTCCGGATCTCGAGCTGCAGGTAAGAGGGGACTCCGGGATGAGAGCCGGGGTTATGGAAGATATCACGGCTTCCTTTATCGACCAGGTGAATATCCGAAAAGAAACAGCTGCTGCACCGGAAGAAGCGGCTGCGGAAGAGGAAGCTGCATTTTTAGAGCCGCGGGAGATAGAAGGACGGACGATGATCACCTCTTTTGACTACTATACTGCCGGCATTGCCGTGATGTTTGTTCTTTATACCGCGGTGTTTATCGCTTCTTCTGCGTTTACGGAAAAAGAAACACACGTGTTTGACCGGGTGCTGACTGCGAATGTACCAACATTTCTCTACGTGCTGAGTAAAGGAACAGCGGGGATGCTGCTTGCGTTTATCCAGATGGGACTCATTTTCCTGTTTGCGAGGCTGGCGTTTGGCGTCGTATTTCCGGATATTTTCCTCACGGTGCTGATTATGACTGCGATGAGCGCTGCCGTAGGTGGTTTCTCCACGATTCTGACCACCTTGAATTACCGGCTGAACAATACGCATCTCACCAATCTTTTCAGTTCTGCGGCGGTAACGCTCATGGCATTTGCAGGCGGGAGTTTCTTTAATGTCAGCCAGCTTTCCGATACGTTTACCGCGTTCGGGCGGCTCCTTCCAAACGGAGCTGCGATGCAGAGCCTGCTTGCTGTAATGGGAGGCGGCAGCGGGGAACTCATAAGAAATAACCTGCTGATTATCCTTCTGTTCACCGGGGGTCTTCTTGCAGCAGCGGCGCTGTTGTTTCCGAAAAGGGGGGCGAGATAA
- a CDS encoding ABC transporter permease, with protein MRAVLYQYGRLMKRHPLSFLGSLALTILFAAVLGSGGSSQLEVPVYTEDMTPQKLTDRAALFSEELENFTLTVKDEEAVEQQLRTNNPPYALLLNEHTFSMLEMYEAPEVAALEASLIQLYAKEQLLSRGAEAAGEEEAVFAGRVQEEGLGFQVTSGEEDAAFQYDPALHPLFGFSLFFVIYSISISLSTIVRQRQEGTWDRIILSPLSKVQLYAGHLLFAFCFGMGQLLIIFLLFRFLFQVDFHGGFIPALLVLVPYVLAVVSLGVLLSGLVRTYRQLDAVIPLVSVSIAMLGGAFWPLEIVTSEILQQAAGFVPLKHGMDLLIGVTYGAVPLSSTMLSVSILLLMSVIFIGLGLNLMERR; from the coding sequence ATGAGAGCTGTACTGTATCAATACGGAAGATTGATGAAGCGTCATCCGCTTTCGTTTCTGGGTTCCCTGGCTTTGACGATTTTGTTTGCTGCTGTCCTTGGAAGCGGGGGCTCCTCCCAGCTTGAAGTACCTGTTTATACGGAAGATATGACGCCGCAGAAACTGACAGACCGTGCAGCTCTTTTTTCCGAAGAACTGGAGAATTTCACACTTACAGTAAAAGATGAGGAAGCGGTCGAGCAGCAGCTGCGGACAAACAACCCGCCTTATGCACTTCTTTTAAATGAACATACATTTTCGATGCTGGAAATGTACGAAGCTCCGGAAGTGGCGGCTTTAGAAGCTTCGCTAATACAGCTGTATGCAAAAGAGCAGCTTTTATCCCGGGGGGCGGAGGCTGCAGGGGAAGAAGAAGCGGTGTTTGCCGGCCGGGTGCAGGAAGAGGGGCTCGGATTTCAGGTGACATCAGGTGAGGAAGATGCTGCTTTTCAGTATGATCCCGCCCTGCATCCGCTGTTTGGGTTCAGCCTCTTTTTCGTCATTTATTCCATTTCAATAAGCCTCAGTACAATCGTACGTCAGCGCCAGGAAGGAACTTGGGACCGGATTATTTTGTCGCCGCTGTCGAAGGTCCAGCTCTACGCAGGGCATCTTCTCTTTGCCTTCTGCTTCGGCATGGGGCAGCTTTTGATCATTTTTCTGTTGTTCCGGTTTTTGTTCCAGGTGGATTTTCACGGGGGATTTATTCCAGCACTGCTGGTGCTCGTTCCCTACGTGCTTGCAGTCGTATCACTCGGAGTGCTTCTGAGCGGCCTTGTCCGAACCTACAGACAGCTCGACGCAGTAATTCCACTTGTCTCTGTCAGTATCGCCATGCTCGGTGGAGCTTTCTGGCCGCTTGAAATCGTCACTTCAGAAATTCTCCAGCAGGCTGCCGGATTCGTCCCGCTGAAGCACGGCATGGATCTGCTGATTGGCGTGACCTACGGCGCCGTTCCTCTTTCCTCTACGATGCTGTCTGTTTCGATTCTGCTTTTGATGAGCGTTATTTTCATCGGACTCGGCCTGAATCTGATGGAACGCCGTTAG
- a CDS encoding alpha/beta fold hydrolase yields the protein MENVEFHYVETNGITLHTAQAGPEDGPLAILLHGFPEFWYGWRHQIEPLAEAGYRVIVPDQRGYNLSDKPQGVKNYELNQLRDDVTGLIEASGREKAVIFGHDWGGVVAWYLAATKPEFVKKLLIVNVPYLGAARKALLRYPPQLLKSSYMLFFQIPRLPEKIFRTNDFEEMKKGIAASGREGAFTEEDMEHYKEAWSQEGALTAMLNWYRALRYARVSEAKIKVPVRIIWGIGDSFLHPETAKASIDFCENGELIFVGQATHWVNHEQPAIVNQLIHEFVVPKSE from the coding sequence CTGGAAAATGTAGAATTTCATTATGTAGAAACAAACGGAATCACCCTCCACACAGCTCAGGCTGGACCGGAAGACGGACCGCTCGCCATTCTGCTCCATGGATTTCCGGAATTCTGGTATGGATGGCGGCACCAGATTGAACCGCTGGCGGAAGCCGGATACCGGGTTATCGTCCCGGATCAGCGGGGCTATAACCTGAGCGATAAGCCACAAGGTGTGAAAAACTACGAGCTGAATCAGCTTCGCGATGATGTTACCGGCTTAATTGAAGCTTCCGGACGGGAAAAAGCAGTTATATTTGGTCACGACTGGGGAGGTGTCGTTGCGTGGTATCTGGCGGCAACGAAGCCGGAATTTGTAAAAAAGCTCCTCATCGTAAACGTTCCATACCTGGGAGCGGCCAGGAAAGCACTGCTTCGCTATCCGCCTCAGCTTTTGAAAAGCTCCTACATGCTGTTTTTTCAAATTCCGCGGCTGCCGGAAAAGATCTTTCGGACGAATGATTTTGAAGAAATGAAAAAAGGCATCGCCGCTTCCGGGAGGGAAGGGGCGTTCACAGAAGAAGATATGGAGCATTATAAGGAAGCGTGGTCGCAGGAAGGGGCGCTGACCGCGATGCTGAACTGGTACCGGGCCCTGCGTTATGCAAGGGTCAGTGAGGCAAAAATCAAGGTGCCGGTGCGGATAATCTGGGGAATAGGAGATTCCTTTCTTCATCCGGAGACAGCCAAAGCGAGTATCGATTTTTGTGAAAATGGAGAGCTGATCTTTGTCGGCCAGGCGACCCACTGGGTGAATCACGAGCAGCCGGCTATCGTTAATCAGCTGATCCATGAATTTGTGGTACCTAAATCTGAATAA
- a CDS encoding IS110 family transposase, whose translation MNDTTKFVGLDVSKNTIAVAIADAGRDAPRFWGTIPHTVENVRKLMRKLGPSDRLRVCYEAGPTGYPLYRLLLSLGISCDIIAPSLIPQRPGERVKTDRRDALRLAQLYRAGELTSIYVPTEADEALRDLVRCREDAKEDELRARQRLSKFLLRHELRPPQGVKRQTKKYREWLDTLKFSQDTLRVVFREYYHQLKEMELRVQRLEDEIYTQSIQGVHASMIQALQCLKGVALITAIGIVAEIGSFHRFRTPGQLMAYAGLVPSEYSSGERRNQGGITKTGNRHIRRLLVEAGWSYRYSPAVKGDLKKRQVGSSPAVQLISWKAQNRLHKKFYRLLSKGKESHKAVTAVARELLGFIWAISREIDPLPPASDQM comes from the coding sequence ATGAATGATACCACAAAATTTGTTGGTCTGGACGTCTCCAAGAACACGATTGCTGTTGCGATCGCCGATGCAGGTCGAGATGCTCCTCGCTTTTGGGGCACCATCCCGCATACGGTAGAAAATGTTCGAAAGTTGATGCGTAAACTCGGTCCATCGGATCGTCTGCGTGTCTGTTATGAAGCCGGTCCTACGGGCTATCCATTGTATCGGCTGCTACTCTCTCTCGGTATCTCTTGTGACATTATCGCCCCCTCTCTCATTCCCCAACGACCGGGTGAGCGGGTGAAAACAGATCGTCGGGATGCGCTTCGGCTCGCACAGCTGTATCGTGCCGGAGAGTTAACCTCGATTTACGTGCCGACGGAAGCAGATGAAGCACTGCGCGATCTGGTGCGTTGCCGGGAAGATGCAAAAGAAGATGAACTTCGGGCCCGTCAAAGGTTGAGCAAGTTTCTCCTGCGCCACGAGCTTCGACCGCCGCAAGGCGTAAAGCGCCAAACGAAAAAATACAGAGAGTGGTTAGATACACTGAAGTTCTCTCAGGATACCCTGCGGGTCGTTTTCCGGGAATATTACCATCAGCTCAAGGAAATGGAACTACGCGTGCAACGGCTGGAAGACGAAATCTATACCCAGTCGATCCAAGGTGTGCACGCCTCCATGATTCAGGCACTTCAATGCCTCAAAGGGGTGGCACTCATTACAGCCATCGGAATTGTCGCAGAAATTGGGTCCTTTCATCGGTTCCGCACTCCCGGACAATTGATGGCATACGCTGGCCTCGTCCCCTCCGAATACTCGAGCGGAGAACGGCGGAATCAGGGAGGCATTACGAAAACCGGCAATCGGCATATACGTCGTTTGTTGGTGGAGGCAGGGTGGAGTTACCGCTATTCCCCGGCGGTCAAGGGAGACTTGAAAAAGCGACAAGTTGGCAGTTCTCCCGCAGTGCAGTTGATCTCCTGGAAAGCGCAAAACCGGCTTCATAAAAAATTTTACCGCTTGCTCTCCAAAGGAAAAGAAAGTCACAAAGCCGTTACTGCCGTCGCTCGGGAACTCCTTGGTTTCATCTGGGCGATCTCTCGAGAAATCGACCCGTTGCCACCCGCCAGTGACCAAATGTAA